The Marinobacter sp. ANT_B65 genome has a segment encoding these proteins:
- a CDS encoding thioesterase domain-containing protein, giving the protein MTQLSAFQRRIHEEIPLSRALGIELHSWDGCALLLSAPLEPNLNHQGTGFGGSVYSVAVTAAWGLTELALADLGLKGSVVVQTGSIDYLEPVTSDFYAICRLPGDEIPERFRKSLARHGKGRLDLTTEVFCGTPNPLPQGDPVAVFQGRFVVQDAHSRISALEF; this is encoded by the coding sequence ATGACCCAGCTTTCGGCATTCCAGAGGCGCATTCATGAGGAAATTCCTCTTTCCCGTGCCCTTGGGATTGAACTGCACTCGTGGGACGGCTGCGCGCTGCTTCTGAGTGCGCCGCTTGAGCCCAACCTGAATCACCAGGGCACTGGTTTTGGCGGCAGTGTGTACTCGGTTGCGGTAACCGCAGCCTGGGGGCTTACAGAACTTGCGCTTGCAGATCTTGGCCTGAAGGGCAGTGTGGTGGTTCAAACAGGCAGCATTGATTATCTTGAACCGGTAACCTCTGATTTTTACGCAATCTGCCGGCTGCCGGGGGATGAAATCCCCGAGCGCTTCAGAAAGAGCCTTGCAAGACACGGCAAGGGGCGGCTGGATCTGACAACGGAAGTGTTTTGTGGCACGCCCAATCCACTGCCCCAGGGTGATCCGGTTGCTGTGTTCCAGGGGCGGTTTGTCGTCCAGGATGCCCACTCCAGAATAAGCGCTCTGGAGTTTTGA
- a CDS encoding Fe(3+) ABC transporter substrate-binding protein, with the protein MRMKLTAAAAIALTALPLAASADGEVNIYSYRQAYLLEPLLNAFEKDTGIKANVVFAKQGLAERLEREGRNSPADVVMTVDISRLNELVERDLVQGIQNDVLEENIPENLRQPDGKWFGLTTRARLIYTSKERVKEGEITTYEQLADDKWDNRICTRSGKHPYNIALISSMISHHGEAETEAWLKGVKDNLARKPQGGDRDQIKAIAEGVCDVAIGNSYYYGNMLQDESQRPAAEAVRLVFPNADGRGTHINVSGIALTKSAPNRDNAIKLMEFLSSPEAQGIYATANTEYPANPHIKPTGLVAEWGPVHPDSLSLQEIADNRNAAVKLVDRVDYDGE; encoded by the coding sequence ATGCGCATGAAACTGACCGCAGCAGCGGCAATCGCACTTACCGCTCTTCCCCTTGCGGCATCCGCAGATGGCGAAGTCAACATCTATTCATATCGTCAGGCATACCTGCTTGAGCCACTCCTGAATGCCTTTGAAAAAGACACCGGCATCAAAGCCAACGTTGTATTTGCCAAGCAGGGCCTGGCTGAGCGTCTGGAACGCGAAGGCCGCAACAGCCCCGCCGATGTTGTGATGACCGTAGACATCTCTCGCCTTAACGAGCTGGTTGAGCGTGATCTTGTCCAGGGCATCCAAAACGACGTACTCGAAGAAAACATTCCCGAGAACCTGCGCCAGCCAGATGGCAAGTGGTTTGGCCTTACCACCCGCGCCCGTTTGATTTACACCTCCAAAGAACGCGTTAAAGAAGGTGAGATCACAACCTACGAGCAGCTGGCCGATGACAAGTGGGACAACCGCATCTGTACCCGCAGCGGCAAACACCCGTACAACATCGCGCTGATCTCATCCATGATTTCACATCACGGCGAAGCGGAAACAGAGGCCTGGCTGAAAGGCGTCAAAGACAATCTGGCGCGCAAGCCACAGGGCGGCGATCGTGACCAGATCAAAGCCATTGCCGAAGGCGTGTGTGATGTAGCCATCGGTAACAGCTACTACTACGGCAACATGCTGCAGGATGAAAGCCAGCGCCCGGCAGCAGAAGCTGTTCGCCTGGTATTCCCGAATGCAGATGGTCGTGGCACCCACATCAACGTTAGCGGTATTGCACTTACAAAAAGTGCCCCGAACCGGGATAACGCTATCAAGCTGATGGAGTTCCTGTCGTCACCGGAAGCTCAGGGCATCTACGCTACAGCAAACACAGAATACCCGGCAAACCCGCACATCAAGCCTACCGGGCTGGTTGCAGAATGGGGCCCCGTCCATCCTGACAGCCTTTCCCTGCAAGAGATTGCTGATAACCGCAACGCAGCAGTCAAACTGGTTGACCGTGTAGACTACGACGGCGAATAA
- a CDS encoding PilZ domain-containing protein, which translates to MAVDDRREHFRTAMSAQVKVCHEQLGEFVFSTRDISDGGVFIVVGSEPFVPELGDRVTVQVQGLPVPAPELDMVVVRKTVDGFGLQFGDSMS; encoded by the coding sequence ATGGCAGTAGATGATCGCAGAGAGCACTTTCGCACGGCGATGAGTGCCCAGGTAAAGGTTTGCCATGAACAGTTGGGTGAATTTGTTTTCTCAACCCGTGACATATCGGATGGTGGTGTGTTCATCGTGGTGGGTTCTGAGCCGTTTGTTCCCGAGCTGGGAGACAGGGTGACGGTTCAGGTGCAGGGGTTGCCTGTGCCTGCACCTGAGCTGGATATGGTCGTGGTCAGAAAAACCGTTGATGGCTTCGGTCTGCAGTTCGGCGATAGCATGAGTTGA
- a CDS encoding ABC transporter permease: protein MSEAATSVDPGLTPPLLAKRTSRRWLFSAILTTAIVALPVLSVIFLAFFPEENIWPHLMDTTLPRYLVTTLKLMTGVGAITLVIGLASAWAVTMCEFPGRKFFEWAMLLPFAVPAYVIAYVYTSLLDYAGPVQGALRDWFGWTSAADYWFPEIRSLEGATLMLGLVLYPYVYLLARAAFLEQSPSLFAVSRSLGHSALSTFFKVVLPIARPAVAVGLSLVLMETLNDFGTVDFFAVQTLTAGLFDTWMNLGNIGGAAQIATTMLIFVVILVTLERYSRRRQQQYAGRDNRDPIRRFTMSFPRQLVCVAVCALPVIFGFVIPGVTLGVYAWEYFDDSWNPAFIRNTFNSLFLSGTAALTTLLIGVTLAYSRRLHDTRGMQVLMRLSSLGYAMPGAVLAIGVIMPMAGFDNWLDTLMRNTFNVSTGLLLSGSAFAIVYAYTVRFLAVSAGSVESALQKITPSMDMASRSLGNSPGKTLVKVHLPMLRGTLVTAALVVFVDCMKELPATLILRPFNFETLATYVYQFASDERLYHSALPALIIVLAGILPIILMSRSISNSRSMT from the coding sequence ATGAGCGAGGCCGCGACCAGCGTTGACCCAGGGCTAACCCCGCCCCTGCTGGCAAAGCGTACCTCTCGCCGCTGGCTATTCAGCGCGATACTGACCACTGCCATCGTCGCTCTGCCGGTTCTTTCCGTCATTTTTCTGGCCTTTTTCCCCGAAGAAAATATCTGGCCACACCTGATGGACACCACATTACCCCGCTACCTTGTCACCACACTCAAACTCATGACAGGAGTTGGCGCCATTACTCTGGTTATCGGCCTCGCATCCGCCTGGGCCGTCACCATGTGCGAATTCCCGGGGCGCAAGTTCTTTGAATGGGCCATGCTGCTGCCTTTTGCTGTTCCGGCCTACGTGATTGCCTATGTTTACACCAGCCTTCTGGATTACGCCGGCCCGGTTCAGGGCGCTCTGAGAGACTGGTTTGGCTGGACCAGTGCCGCTGACTACTGGTTCCCGGAGATTCGCAGCCTCGAAGGGGCCACCCTGATGCTCGGCCTGGTGCTCTACCCCTATGTTTACCTTCTTGCCCGTGCCGCATTTCTGGAACAGTCACCTTCCCTGTTTGCAGTCAGCCGCAGCCTTGGCCACTCAGCCCTGAGCACCTTCTTTAAAGTAGTTTTGCCCATCGCCCGCCCGGCTGTTGCAGTTGGCCTTTCACTGGTACTGATGGAAACACTGAACGATTTTGGTACGGTCGACTTCTTTGCGGTACAAACCCTCACCGCTGGCCTGTTTGACACCTGGATGAACCTTGGCAATATTGGTGGTGCAGCCCAGATAGCCACAACCATGCTCATATTTGTGGTTATTCTGGTGACCCTTGAGCGCTATTCCCGACGGCGCCAGCAACAATACGCCGGCAGAGACAACCGCGACCCAATCCGCCGCTTTACCATGTCATTTCCAAGACAGCTGGTATGCGTTGCCGTGTGCGCGCTGCCGGTAATATTCGGCTTTGTTATTCCTGGTGTGACACTGGGTGTTTACGCCTGGGAATATTTTGACGATAGCTGGAACCCGGCATTTATACGCAACACATTTAACAGCCTGTTTCTCTCAGGTACAGCCGCACTGACCACTCTGCTGATCGGTGTCACCCTCGCTTACAGCCGCAGGCTTCACGACACCCGCGGCATGCAGGTGCTCATGCGCCTATCAAGCCTGGGGTATGCAATGCCGGGCGCCGTTCTGGCAATCGGCGTGATTATGCCTATGGCAGGATTCGATAACTGGCTGGACACCCTGATGCGCAACACCTTCAATGTAAGCACAGGCCTGCTGCTCAGCGGCTCCGCCTTCGCTATTGTATATGCGTATACAGTGAGATTTCTGGCTGTGTCTGCCGGTAGCGTAGAAAGTGCACTGCAGAAAATCACCCCGAGCATGGATATGGCATCCCGCTCCCTCGGCAACAGCCCGGGCAAAACACTGGTGAAGGTGCACCTTCCCATGCTTCGTGGAACCCTGGTTACCGCTGCACTGGTGGTTTTCGTGGACTGCATGAAGGAGTTACCAGCCACGCTGATACTCCGGCCATTCAACTTTGAAACCCTGGCCACCTACGTGTACCAGTTTGCCTCTGATGAGCGGCTGTACCACAGCGCCCTGCCAGCCCTGATTATTGTACTGGCCGGTATCCTCCCCATCATTCTGATGAGCCGATCAATCTCCAATAGCCGCTCGATGACCTGA